The Candidatus Fusobacterium pullicola DNA segment ATAGAGATCCTAAAAACTTACCATGGGGAGAATTAGGAGTAGACGTAGTTCTTGAGTGTACTGGATTCTTCACATCAAAAGAAAAAGCATCTGCACACTTAGAAGCAGGAGCTAAAAAAGTAGTTATCTCTGCACCAGCAACTGGAGATCTTAAAACTGTAGTTTACAACGTAAACCACAACATATTAGATGGAACAGAAACAGTTATATCAGGAGCTTCTTGTACAACTAACTGTTTAGCACCTATGGCTAAAGTATTAAACGACAACTTTGGAATCGTAGAAGGATTAATGACAACTATCCACGCTTATACAAACGACCAAAATACTCTAGATGCACCTCACGCTAAAGGAGATTTAAGAAGAGCAAGAGCTGCTGCTGCAAACATCGTTCCTAACACAACTGGAGCTGCAAAAGCTATCGGATTAGTAATCCCTGAATTATCTGGAAAATTAGATGGAGCTGCTCAAAGAGTTCCTGTAATAACTGGATCATTAACTGAGTTAGTAACAGTATTAGATAAAAAAGTAACTGTAGAAGAAATCAACGCTGCAATGAAAGCTGCTGCAAACGAATCATTCGGATACACAGAAGAGCAATTAGTATCATCTGATATCGTAGGAATCACTTACGGATCATTATTTGATGCTACTCAAACAAGAGTAATGACAGTTGGAGACAAACAATTAGTTAAAACTGTATCTTGGTATGATAACGAAATGTCTTATACAGCTCAATTAATAAGAACTTTAAAACACTTCGTAGAAATCTCTAAATAATTGATTATTAAATAGAGAAGAACTAAATAGAAATAGAATAGCGGAACTTAAGGGTTCCGCTTTTTTTAAGAATATAAGATTAACGGGAGGCAATCTAAATGGCTAAAAAAATAGTTACAGATTTAAACGTTAAAGGGCAAAAAGTATTAATGAGAGTTGACTTTAACGTACCTATGAAAGATGGAAAAATAACAGATGAAAACAGAATAGTTGCTGCATTACCTACTATAAAATATGTATTAGAAAATGGAGGAAGAGTAATAGCTTTCTCTCACTTAGGAAAAGTTAAAACTGAAGAGGATTTAGCTAAAAAATCTTTAAGACCAGTTGCTGAAAGATTAGCTGAATTATTAGGACAACCAGTTAAATTCATACCAGCTACAAGAGGAGCAGAATTAGAAGCTGCAGTAGCTGAATTAAAAGATGGAGAAATCATGATGTTCGAAAACACAAGATTCGAAGATCTAGATGGTAAAAAAGAATCTAAAAATGATCCAGAATTAGGAAAATACTGGGCTTCATTAGGAGATCTATTCGTAAACGACGCATTTGGAACTGCTCACAGAGCTCACGCTTCAAACGTTGGAATAGCTGCTAATATAGGAGAAGGAAAAACTGCTGCAGGATTCTTAATGGAAAAAGAGATCAAATTCATCGGAGGAGCAGTAGATAATCCTGAAAGACCTCTAGTTGCGATCTTAGGAGGAGCAAAAGTATCTGATAAAATCGGAGTTATAGAAAATCTTTTAGTAAAAGCTGATAAAGTTCTAGTAGGAGGAGCAATGATGTTCACATTCCTAAGAGCTCAAGGTAAAGCTACAGGAACTTCATTAGTTGAAGAGGATAAAATTGATTTAGCAAAAGAATTATTAGCTAAAGCAAATGGAAAATTAGTTCTTCCAATAGATACAGTAGTAGCAAAAGAATTCAACAACGATGCTCCACACAAAACAGTATCAGTTGATGCAATTCCAGCTGATGAAATGGGATTAGACGTTGGACAAGGAACAGTAGAATTATTTGCAAAAGAAATCTCTGGAGCAAAAACTGTTGTATGGAACGGACCAATGGGAGTATTTGAAATGCCTAACTTCGCAAAAGGAACTATCGGAGTTTGTGAAGCTATAGCTAACTTACAAGGAGCTACAACTATCATCGGAGGAGGAGACTCAGCTGCAGCTGCAATAAGCTTAGGATATGCTGATAAGTTTACTCACATCTCTACTGGTGGAGGAGCTTCATTAGAATACTTAGAAGGAAAAGTATTACCAGGAGTAGAATCTATTTCTAATAAATAATTAACTATGTAGTAAAAAAGGATGGCTTTTGCCATCTTTTTTTCTTTAAATATAGTTTTTAGTATTATTAATTAAATTATAAATCATATATTGACATATTGAAATGTATCGATGTATAATTAAAAGAGAAGAATGAAAGGAGAGATATATGCAAAGTTATGAAAATGTTGCAAAAATATTCAAAGCTTTTTGTGATCCTAATAGATTATTAATATTAGAGGTATTAAAGGATGGTGAGCAGTGTGCTTGTAAACTTTTAGAAAAATTGAATATCGGACAACCAACTCTTTCACATCATATGAAGATACTTTGTGATTCAGAGGTTGTAAATAGTGTTAAAATTGGAAAATGGACTCACTATTCTCTTAATAAAAAAAAGTTTGAAGAGGTAAGGAGCATTATAGAGAATATGATATAGTATTATATAAAAAATTAAAAATAGAATACAAGGAGGAATAAAAATGAGTATATTAAAGAAAATATTTGGCGGATGTTCTTGTGGAACAGAGGTGAAAGAGGAACCTAAAGTTCAAGAAACAGCTTGTTCATGTGGAGGAGCATGTCATGAAATAGTTGAAGGAAATAAGATGGAGATTAGAGTTTTAGGACCTGGATGTAAAAACTGCCATACACTTGAGAATAATACTCTAGAAGCTGTAAAAGAACTAAATATTGAGGCAACAATTTCTCATATAACTGACTTTGCAGAGATAGCTAAATATGGGATTATGTCAACTCCAGGATTATGGATTGATGGAAAAGTAGTATCTTATGGGAAAGTGTTATCTAAGGATGATATAAAAAGAATTTTAGAGAAAATAGTTAAGTAATAGAAGCTCCATAAGGAGTTTTTATTTAACAAAATAGATTGATAACTATCAATATAAAAAGGAGAGAATGATGGAAGTTATATTGAAAATATGGGGATTTATACAAAATCAAATATTAGGAATGCAATGGTTAAATTTATTGGTAGGAAATACATTAGAAAAATTGGGATTAGATAGAGATACACATCTATTTGGAGGGGTTCAATTCTTTTTTTATGATGTAATAAAGATAACAATTTTACTATGTTCATTAATATTTTTTATAAGTTATATACAAAGCTATTTTCCACCAGAAAAAAGTAAAAAAATAATAGGAAGATTTAAAGGTATATGGGCAAATATAATAGGAGCACTTTTAGGAACGGTAACTCCTTTTTGTTCATGTTCATCTATTCCACTATTTATAGGTTTTACATCAGCTGGATTACCGTTAGGAGTTACATTTTCTTTTTTAATATCTTCTCCAATGGTAGATTTAGGGTCTTTATTATTGTTAGTAAGCATATTTGGAGTAAAAATTGCAATTCTTTATGTAGTTCTAGGACTTGTAATTGCTGTAGTAGGTGGAACAGTAATTGAGAAACTAAAATTGGAAAATGAGATAGAAGAGTTTATCCGTAATGCTAAAAGTGTGAGTGATATAGAGCTAGATGTTCCAGAGTTAACTATA contains these protein-coding regions:
- a CDS encoding permease, which encodes MEVILKIWGFIQNQILGMQWLNLLVGNTLEKLGLDRDTHLFGGVQFFFYDVIKITILLCSLIFFISYIQSYFPPEKSKKIIGRFKGIWANIIGALLGTVTPFCSCSSIPLFIGFTSAGLPLGVTFSFLISSPMVDLGSLLLLVSIFGVKIAILYVVLGLVIAVVGGTVIEKLKLENEIEEFIRNAKSVSDIELDVPELTIADRIKFAKEQVIETFKKVFPYILVGVGIGAAIHNWIPENWIIGILGSKNPFGVILATLIGIPIYADIFGTIPIAEALFAKGANLGSILSFMMAVTTLSLPSLVMLRKAIKPKLLKVFVGICIIGIIIVGYFFNAMQQFII
- a CDS encoding phosphoglycerate kinase, whose amino-acid sequence is MAKKIVTDLNVKGQKVLMRVDFNVPMKDGKITDENRIVAALPTIKYVLENGGRVIAFSHLGKVKTEEDLAKKSLRPVAERLAELLGQPVKFIPATRGAELEAAVAELKDGEIMMFENTRFEDLDGKKESKNDPELGKYWASLGDLFVNDAFGTAHRAHASNVGIAANIGEGKTAAGFLMEKEIKFIGGAVDNPERPLVAILGGAKVSDKIGVIENLLVKADKVLVGGAMMFTFLRAQGKATGTSLVEEDKIDLAKELLAKANGKLVLPIDTVVAKEFNNDAPHKTVSVDAIPADEMGLDVGQGTVELFAKEISGAKTVVWNGPMGVFEMPNFAKGTIGVCEAIANLQGATTIIGGGDSAAAAISLGYADKFTHISTGGGASLEYLEGKVLPGVESISNK
- the gap gene encoding type I glyceraldehyde-3-phosphate dehydrogenase, with the protein product MAVKVAINGFGRIGRLALRLMIGNPEFEVVAINDLTDAKTLAHLFKYDSAQGRFDGTIEVIEGGFSVNGKTIKVVADRDPKNLPWGELGVDVVLECTGFFTSKEKASAHLEAGAKKVVISAPATGDLKTVVYNVNHNILDGTETVISGASCTTNCLAPMAKVLNDNFGIVEGLMTTIHAYTNDQNTLDAPHAKGDLRRARAAAANIVPNTTGAAKAIGLVIPELSGKLDGAAQRVPVITGSLTELVTVLDKKVTVEEINAAMKAAANESFGYTEEQLVSSDIVGITYGSLFDATQTRVMTVGDKQLVKTVSWYDNEMSYTAQLIRTLKHFVEISK
- a CDS encoding metalloregulator ArsR/SmtB family transcription factor, yielding MQSYENVAKIFKAFCDPNRLLILEVLKDGEQCACKLLEKLNIGQPTLSHHMKILCDSEVVNSVKIGKWTHYSLNKKKFEEVRSIIENMI
- a CDS encoding TM0996/MTH895 family glutaredoxin-like protein — encoded protein: MSILKKIFGGCSCGTEVKEEPKVQETACSCGGACHEIVEGNKMEIRVLGPGCKNCHTLENNTLEAVKELNIEATISHITDFAEIAKYGIMSTPGLWIDGKVVSYGKVLSKDDIKRILEKIVK